Proteins from a single region of Centropristis striata isolate RG_2023a ecotype Rhode Island chromosome 9, C.striata_1.0, whole genome shotgun sequence:
- the commd2 gene encoding COMM domain-containing protein 2, with amino-acid sequence MLLVLSEDHKEHLAFLPKVDIAVVGEFGRIALEFLKRGTSPKIYEGAARKLCVPVEMVQHGVEGLMFLMTESSKHMISEVDFLDSVLVLGFGEELNQILLQLYLQHQSQIRSILRQLPSNLPAYHNLEWRLDVQLASRSVRQQVIPSLTMRLLLTSGCGSSSDHSRKVLQTDPSTLLHLIATLEAALAAMKTSHAHRIFRNIK; translated from the exons ATGTTGCTGGTTTTGTCTGAAGACCATAAAGAACACCTCGCCTTCCTGCCAAAGGTTGACATCGCAG TGGTGGGAGAGTTTGGTCGCATAGCGCTGGAGTTCTTAAAGAGAGGAACCAGTCCCAAGATCTACGAGGGAGCAGCCA GGAAGCTGTGTGTTCCTGTGGAAATGGTGCAGCATGGAGTGGAAGGCCTGATGTTTCTGATGACAGAGAGCTCCAAACACATG ATCTCTGAAGTGGATTTCCTGGACTCGGTGCTGGTTCTGGGCTTTGGTGAAGAGCTTAACCAGATCCTCTTACAG CTCTATCTACAACACCAGAGTCAGATCCGCAGCATCCTGAGACAGCTGCCCTCCAACCTGCCTGCTTACCACAACCTGGAATGGAGACTCGatgtacag TTGGCGAGTCGCTCGGTCCGTCAGCAGGTCATTCCCTCGCTCACCATGCGCCTGCTCCTGACGTCAGGTTGTGGCAGCAGCAGTGATCACAGCAGAAAGGTTCTGCAGACAGACCCCAGCACCCTCCTGCACCTCATCGCCACACTGGAGGCCGCTCTTGCCGCCATGAAAACCAGTCATGCTCACCGCATATTTCGCAACATCAAATAG
- the lrrc41 gene encoding uncharacterized protein lrrc41, with product MQDTARKTYQNNPKEICLKEMCFRAVREHFAALGIAAVLDLPTPLIKDLIPYLTVCQLDEVQPSLNQRGISTHCGWIGVLQDMCGPNHAIDFHTEEEAKHEVMRTLFTLVFYGLTNPFVKRNITNLNTPSFLKAAAKCIKHFFLTRPVESLTAEQRPLLDLLEKGIRSVGVSQYIDLSNRKTQTALYVLHRLLDHGVAKKVVVHVQCPTILAWILHGRGSQYVNPVLKNLMHSKTASFVSQVTSASSDGASCSLHLETGASEDQEDQVIPRKRSKWASIFAEEADSGKTNFNVDPQVLCQTFTPCDGSPVKACQWGQIESLEIRQCRSDSLRVLNSALPTFFCLRCLTLHSFSTLRDSDVLALARALKQLSESSHSSLTALSISVLPHSSLVEILLDSSPNVTSLHVEIQTVMWGPRFIPHYPRTAESDMSAELPLEKLVLKVTELQTDLNFVTSLLRRSPRLDSLHVAGMRLPTGSSEGQLLTILSESNHFLRSLNLEDMKLCDSLPKILNLLRDCKLEELRLNDCRLLEKSNDKEEVLQQLVAALKSVSSLHTLSLAQNRLAKNVCVLAELFSGSSPSSVRHLDISSNFIKPAELLEFAERLKRHHPPHRLTLDLRKNPGDRDPDTWNDALRMLDPFCVLLVEGWNSTNTMADHISNM from the exons ATGCAGGATACTGCTCGCAAAACATACCAAAACAACCCAAAGGAGATATGTCTCAAGGAGATGTGTTTTCGAGCTGTCAGGGAACATTTTGCTGCTCTGGGCATTGCTGCTGTTCTGG ATCTTCCAACACCTCTCATAAAGGATCTTATTCCTTATCTGACTGTATGTCAGCTGGATGAGGTCCAGCCTTCCCTTAACCAGAGAG GAATATCAACTCACTGTGGATGGATTGGAGTACTGCAGGATATGTGTGGACCCAACCAT GCCATAGACTTCCACACAGAAGAAGAGGCCAAACATGAAGTTATGAGAACGCTCTTTACTCTCGTGTTCTATGGCCTCACAAACCCCTTTGTaaaaagaaatatcacaaatttGAACACCCCATCCTTCCTGAAGGCTGCAGCTAAatgcattaaacattttttccttaCTAGGCCAGTTGAAAGTTTAACTGCGGAGCAGCGCCCTCTTCTGGACCTCTTAGAGAAAGGCATCAGGAGCGTTGGAGTATCACAGTACATAGATCTAtcaaacagaaagacacaaactgcaTTGTATGTCCTCCATCGCCTGCTGGACCATGGGGTGGCTAAAAAAGTTGTTGTACATGTGCAGTGTCCCACGATTCTGGCCTGGATCCTACATGGCAGGGGGTCTCAGTATGTGAACCCTGTGCTGAAGAACCTGATGCACAGCAAAACAGCAAGCTTTGTGTCACAAGTCACATCAGCCAGTTCAGACGGGGCCAGTTGCAGTTTACACCTTGAGACCGGGGCTTCAGAAGATCAGGAGGATCAAGTCATTCCCCGCAAACGTTCAAAGTGGGCTTCAATATTTGCTGAGGAGGCGGACTctggaaaaacaaactttaacgTGGATCCGCAGGTTCTCTGTCAAACCTTTACTCCGTGTGATGGTTCCCCGGTAAAGGCGTGTCAATGGGGGCAGATTGAGTCTTTGGAGATCAGGCAGTGCAGGTCTGACTCCCTCAGAGTGCTCAACTCCGCCTTGCCCACATTTTTCTGCCTTCGCTGTTTAACTCTTCACAGCTTTT CGACCCTCAGGGACTCAGACGTGTTGGCTCTAGCCAGAGCCCTGAAGCAGCTCTCAGAGAGCTCCCACAGCTCTCTCACTGCTCTGAGCATCAGCGTCCTGCCGCACAGCAGTCTGGTGGAGATCCTGCTAGACTCCAGTCCCAATGTGACTTCCCTGCATGTGGAGATCCAGACTGTGATGTGGGGACCACGCTTCATACCACATTATCCCAGGACTGCTGAGTCAGACATGTCAG CCGAGCTGCCCCTGGAGAAGCTGGTCCTCAAAGTAACGGAGCTCCAAACAGATCTGAACTTCGTCACATCTCTGCTGAGGCGTTCTCCACGTCTTGACTCACTTCATGTAGCCGGGATGAGATTACCCACCGGATCCTCCGAAGGCCAACTTCTCACCATTCTCTCAG AGTCAAATCACTTCTTGAGGAGTCTCAACTTGGAGGACATGAAGCTGTGTGATTCTCTCCCCAAGATCCTAAATCTACTGAGAGACTGCAAGTTGGAAG AGCTGCGATTGAATGACTGCCGCCTTCTTGAGAAGTCGAACGACAAGGAGGAGGTTTTGCAGCAGCTGGTGGCTGCTCTGAAGTCGGTGTCTTCTCTCCACACACTCAGCCTGGCTCAGAATCGGCTAG caaagaatgtgtgtgttctggcaGAACTGTTCTCAGGATCCTCACCAAGCTCAGTGAGACACCTCGACATCAG CTCTAACTTCATTAAGCCTGCTGAGCTGTTGGAGTTTGCTGAGAGATTGAAGAGACATCATCCACCCCACCGATTGACCCTTGACCTGAGGAAGAACCCGGGGGATCGAGACCCCGACACGTGGAACGATGCGCTGAGGATGCTCGATCCGTTCTGTGTTCTCCTGGTTGAAGGATGGAATTCCACTAACACAATGGCAGACCACATCAGCAATATGTAA